The Thermococcus eurythermalis genomic sequence GTGGAAGGCCGTCGAGAAGCACTTCAAGGACGGCGTTGACTACACCACGATTCACGTTGGAGTGACCAAGGAAGTCGTCGAGAAGATGAAGCGGACGAAGAGAGTCGTCGGCATGGTCTCGCGCGGTGGAACTTTTCTCGCGGCGTGGATTCTCCACTGGGACGAGGAGAACCCGTTTTACAAGGACTACGACTACCTGCTTGAGCTCGCGAAGGAGTACGATGTCGTTCTGAGCCTTGGTGATGGTTTAAGGCCCGGTGGACTTCCCGATGCCGGAGACGAGCTCCAGATCGCCGAGCTCTACACCCTCGGAAGGCTCGTGAGGCGCGCGAGAGAGGCCGGAGTCCAGACAATGGTCGAGGGGCCGGGCCACGTGCCCATTGACCAGATTCCCGCCCAGGTGAAACTCGCCAAGATTGCAACCGACAACGCGCCCTTCTACGTCCTCGGTCCGCTCGTCACGGACATCTTCCCCGGCTACGACCACATCACCGCGGCGATAGGCGGTGCTATAGCGGCCATGAACGGCGCAGACTTCCTGTGCTACGTCACTCCGGCGGAGCACCTCGGACTGCCGACGGTCGAGCACGTCCGCGAGGGTGTCATAGCGGCGAAGATAGCCGCCCACGCGGTCAATTTGACCCGCTTCGAGGCCGACTTCAAGAAGGACTACCTCATGAGCCTCGCGCGCGGAAGGCTCGACTGGGCGGGGCAGTTCGAGCTGAGCGCCGACAGGGACAGGTTCATCGAGATAAGGAAGGAGAGGCCCACAAAGACAGAGGCATGCTCGATGTGCGGTGATTTATGCGCGATAAAGCTCATCAACGACATGCTCAGGAAGGGGTGAGAGCTTGAGGCTCGTCTATTCAGGCAAGACGAAGGACGTCTACGAGGACGGTCCCTACCTCGTCTTCCACTTCAAGGATACCGTTCTCGGTAGGGAAGGCAGGGAAGACAGCGGGGGCAACGAGGTTATAGGAGAGAAGGAGGGAAAGGGAAGCCTCGTTTTAAAGC encodes the following:
- the thiC gene encoding phosphomethylpyrimidine synthase ThiC is translated as MTQLEEAKRGVITEEMKFIAEREGISAEKLRRSVAKGHTVIFRNVNHDWVKPVAVGNVVRVKVNANIGTSRDIVDVDAEIEKAKVAVKYGADTIMDLSTGGDLDSIRKAIMHAVDVPIGTVPIYQAAEEMLAKGKAIIEMTEDDMWKAVEKHFKDGVDYTTIHVGVTKEVVEKMKRTKRVVGMVSRGGTFLAAWILHWDEENPFYKDYDYLLELAKEYDVVLSLGDGLRPGGLPDAGDELQIAELYTLGRLVRRAREAGVQTMVEGPGHVPIDQIPAQVKLAKIATDNAPFYVLGPLVTDIFPGYDHITAAIGGAIAAMNGADFLCYVTPAEHLGLPTVEHVREGVIAAKIAAHAVNLTRFEADFKKDYLMSLARGRLDWAGQFELSADRDRFIEIRKERPTKTEACSMCGDLCAIKLINDMLRKG